Proteins encoded together in one Oryzias latipes chromosome 11, ASM223467v1 window:
- the srd5a1 gene encoding 3-oxo-5-alpha-steroid 4-dehydrogenase 1 codes for MYSPGRLRDLIGSFSVSCLQNSVTCHSLNVSGFSPFSLSFCAFVAFAAMTSFLRVISSEEEELYLLDCMAYLMLFMAVCTLVSLRFENVPYGRYASSKYGFPVNVKLAWCVQELPSLLIPLYLTVSATSVKTSVLPNQLLIAMFVCHYIQRAIIYPFLIRGGKGTPFVSFALALLFCLYNGYMQVRYLSHYADYRPHWVTHPLFILGSVLWLVGWLLNLHSDHILRNLRKPGETGYKIPRGGMFEYISGANFLGEITEWVGFALAGCSVQSAAFAVFTTVVLTSRAVAHHKWYLSKFEDYPKNRKALIPFLM; via the exons ATGTATAG TCCCGGACGTCTGCGGGATTTGATTGGTTCCTTTTCAGTGTCATGTTTACAGAACAGTGTTACCTGCCACTCGCTAAATGTCTCCGGTTTCTCgcctttttctttgtcattttgtgCGTTTGTAGCTTTTGCTGCAATGACGTCATTCCTTCGTGTGATCTCatcggaggaagaggagctgtaCTTGCTGGACTGCATGGCTTATCTCATGCTTTTCATGGCCGTCTGCACTTTAGTTAGTTTGCGGTTTGAAAACGTCCCTTATGGCCGTTACGCCTCCAGCAAATATGGTTTCCCGGTGAACGTGAAGCTCGCCTGGTGCGTTCAGGAGCTGCCGTCCCTCCTGATCCCGTTATATCTGACGGTCTCAGCGACCTCCGTCAAAACCTCCGTCCTGCCAAACCAGCTCCTCATCGCCATGTTCGTGTGTCACTACATCCAGAG AGCCATCATTTATCCCTTTCTGATCCGGGGTGGGAAAGGGACGCCGTTTGTGTCCTTCGCCTTGGCCTTGCTTTTCTGCTTGTATAACGGCTACATGCAGGTCAGATATCTGAGCCATTATGCCGACTATCGTCCGCACTGGGTCACACATCCACTCTTCATCCTTG ggTCTGTTCTGTGGCTGGTCGGCTGGCTGTTGAACTTGCATTCTGACCACATCCTGAGAAACCTGAGAAAGCCTGGTGAGACTGGTTACAAGATCCCCAGAG GAGGGATGTTCGAGTACATTTCTGGGGCCAACTTCTTAGGAGAAATAACAGAGTGGGTGGGCTTCGCTCTGGCTGGATGCTCTGTTCAGAGCGCAGCTTTTGCCGTCTTCACCACAGTGGTCCTCACCAGTAGAGCAGTGGCTCACCACAA ATGGTACCTATCCAAATTTGAAGACTATCCTAAAAACAGGAAGGCCCTGATCCCTTTTCTGATGTGA